A region of the Litchfieldia alkalitelluris genome:
ATCACTTCCTATATTGCAGTCAAGATAACACCTATTGCGATTAAGGCTATTCCAATCCCATTAAGGAATGATATCTTTTCTCCAAGAAATACAATTGCAGCAATAGTTGCAATGACTACACTTAACTTATCAATAGGTGCAACCTGAGACACTTTCCCAAGCTTTAAAGCCATAAAATAAAATAGCCATGATGTCGCCCCTGCTACTCCGCTTAGTATAATAAATAAAAATGTTTTCTTTTCGGCAATAATCGTTGGAATCTTTGACAGATTACCTTCAAACGCTACTACTCCTACTAAAAATATAGCCATAATGATTGCCCTTATTGCCGTCGCAGTATTGGCATCAATATTTTGTAACCCAATTTTCCCAAAAATACTTACTAGTGCAGCGGAAGCAGCAGCGAGGAGAGCAAATAAAAGCCATAATGCCATATTAATCACCCTTTATTCTTAATTCGAGGTAATAATTCCTGTTCCCTCTATTTTTGCTTCTACATTTACATTGATTTGCAATTTTGGATATAGTTCAAGCCATTTCTTGTATTTTGCACTTTCTTCACCAGAATGTGTGGCCCGGTATCTTAAACCAAATCCTAGTGGATCTACCTTTTCTTCTTGAAACTTAAGAATAAGGTCTTTTACTCTTTTGGTTGACGCTTTTGACACAAGTTTTTCATATCTATTTAATGTTTTTAGATCAATCATATTCTGTGATTCTTCAACAATACCACTTAACTTTATATTAATTTGCAAAGAGGGCTCATCCTGATTTTTTACATCCACCTTAAAATTTGAAGAAAGGCTTTGTACACTTATTAAAAACTTTTCGTCCTCTTCATCAACTAAAATATCAGTTTTATCATAGCCCTTATCTAGGATATTAAAGGTTTTGGTTTCGTCCTTATTCAGCCTTAACTTCTCTTTACCTTCTTCTAGGATTACTAATCGATTTATCATGAATAGCTTTTCCTTTCCCATTTCTACAATCGGTAACACAGGGTTTATCCCTGATTCATTTAAGTCACGGATAAATTTAAATAAAAAAACCGAAGTAATATATGGGGTTTCTGTTCCTTGGTCACCGAACGCTAGAAGCAGTGCATTTGAAGGCAGTCTTTCAGAGTCTGGTTTTAATTCTAATACTGCTTTTGCTGTCGGGCTGCCTAAAGTGACCCAAGCAACATTTTGAATGTCACGCCTTCTAACAAACCAATCCATCGTTTCCTTAATGTCTTTTTCAAATAACTCCTCACCTAACACGATTGTTTTTGCATGTCCAAAATCAAGTTCTTTGTCGACTCGTGATTTCATTATCCTGACCGCTTCAGTAATAGAGTTAGCTTCCTCTGAAATGAGGATAAACTTTTTTGCGCCCATTTTAGGTTCAGCTTCTGGAATAGCTAATTTTAGAAGGACATTATATTTAAAGTTATCGTTTTCAGGCTTATCAATTCCGATAGAAACAACAAAAAAACGTTTATCGATATCCTTAAACCCACATCCTACTAGCAATAAAATAAAAAATAAGGGGAGCATGATTTTTAAGAACCTCATTTGTTAAGCCTCCTAATCAACCAAAACAACATAAAATTCATACATAATATTGCAGGAATTAAGCTATCGAACCATCTACTAGCCGTAAATAAAATGGTTCTTTCATTTGTTAAGTATTGAATTAACACCGAAACTCCGGCAAATCCGATAATAATGATAAAGGGGGTTATATTTATCTTCTTTTTTGTCATTTTAGGAATGAGTTTTTCTATCCATTTCAAAGATACATGCCAGTGAATCATAATACTTAAGAGAGAAATACCAATATATAAGACCAAAAAAATAAATAAAACCCTTTCGATTACACCAAATTCGATTCTCATTGAATCAACCGTTGATATCCAAGGAAATGAATATGTTTTGGACATTTCTAAGCCATTTAAACCGATTGGAACGGCAACTGTTGTAAAAAGTGTGAATAACCCGGCAAGAGGTACTATCCAAAGCCATTTAAGTTGAAGTTTAGTAATATATTTATTAAAAACATTCAAATTTAAAAAACCTAGAAAAATATAAAGTCCAGCAGATAACGTTGTCCACGAAGGTAATTCCCAAAAATGTGTAAATACAATTCTTACATAATCCCAATTAAAATAGTCATGTACGTAGGCTTTTAGAAAAATCATTATCATTAAAGGAATATTTATTATTAATACGATCTCTAATACAAATAAGAGTGACTTAGAATCGAGTAAGACTCCCGCACAGATCACGAGTAAAAACATGAAAATTGTAACATTACTGCCCATTTCTGGATTTATAAACCTAGTTGAAATATCAACGAACACAATAAGTGTAATCAAACCAGCCATAAACCACATAACACCATTCAGAAGCGAAAATAAGCCATTAAACCATCTTGGTGTATACCTCTCAACTAAGTCGGGCATACCTTGTGCCGGGAATTTTTTGAGCTGATACAAAAACCAATACATCAATACTGTTCCAATGACAGTTGATAATATAATCCCCATGACCATTCCATTCGTTTGTTCACTCAACAAAATTCTTGGAACATAAGCAACAACATTTGCAAGCATGTTTAGTACGATCAAGAAAAATAAATAACGACTCACCCAAATCCCCCTATTCCTTACTTATATTTGTGGTTTCTGGATTTTCATCGTATCGTAGTCGAAAATAAGGTTCTTTGAAACTTTTTAGTCCAGCCAAATAAATAATTAAACC
Encoded here:
- a CDS encoding EamA family transporter; translation: MALWLLFALLAAASAALVSIFGKIGLQNIDANTATAIRAIIMAIFLVGVVAFEGNLSKIPTIIAEKKTFLFIILSGVAGATSWLFYFMALKLGKVSQVAPIDKLSVVIATIAAIVFLGEKISFLNGIGIALIAIGVILTAI
- a CDS encoding Ger(x)C family spore germination protein encodes the protein MRFLKIMLPLFFILLLVGCGFKDIDKRFFVVSIGIDKPENDNFKYNVLLKLAIPEAEPKMGAKKFILISEEANSITEAVRIMKSRVDKELDFGHAKTIVLGEELFEKDIKETMDWFVRRRDIQNVAWVTLGSPTAKAVLELKPDSERLPSNALLLAFGDQGTETPYITSVFLFKFIRDLNESGINPVLPIVEMGKEKLFMINRLVILEEGKEKLRLNKDETKTFNILDKGYDKTDILVDEEDEKFLISVQSLSSNFKVDVKNQDEPSLQINIKLSGIVEESQNMIDLKTLNRYEKLVSKASTKRVKDLILKFQEEKVDPLGFGLRYRATHSGEESAKYKKWLELYPKLQINVNVEAKIEGTGIITSN
- a CDS encoding GerAB/ArcD/ProY family transporter, with amino-acid sequence MSRYLFFLIVLNMLANVVAYVPRILLSEQTNGMVMGIILSTVIGTVLMYWFLYQLKKFPAQGMPDLVERYTPRWFNGLFSLLNGVMWFMAGLITLIVFVDISTRFINPEMGSNVTIFMFLLVICAGVLLDSKSLLFVLEIVLIINIPLMIMIFLKAYVHDYFNWDYVRIVFTHFWELPSWTTLSAGLYIFLGFLNLNVFNKYITKLQLKWLWIVPLAGLFTLFTTVAVPIGLNGLEMSKTYSFPWISTVDSMRIEFGVIERVLFIFLVLYIGISLLSIMIHWHVSLKWIEKLIPKMTKKKINITPFIIIIGFAGVSVLIQYLTNERTILFTASRWFDSLIPAILCMNFMLFWLIRRLNK